From a region of the Trichoderma atroviride chromosome 6, complete sequence genome:
- a CDS encoding uncharacterized protein (EggNog:ENOG41) has translation MSQSLEIKDVELYQRLKDVKSVEDRFGVLEWRNKPMLVEYRPYQTGSPVAVEMSSRTRYLVNNLANLLHQPKEMGFRTPYCEGWVSQMQHNRVAFMFVIPDAVEPTPVSLLSLLSSESPPPTLGQKFWLAARLSRCISQLQLVKWVHESFRSENVLFFLKSGCGEKNAISISQVDLAEPWVLGFEFSRPETYFTAGLGDTCLARDIYRHPDRQQNPTQPFTKLHDIYAMGVVLLEIGLWQPALALKKSGFARVQTKTITEILIRHAEKRLGAKMGEKYQAVVLACLRGNFQCSDDTKEDLKLQEAFRSQVVDVLEKIAACM, from the exons ATGTCTCAGAGCCTCGAGATCAAGGATGTTGAGCTCTATCAACGGCTCAAGGATGTGAAGAGCGTGGAGGATCGATTTGGAGTCCTGGAATGGAGAAACAAGCCAATGCTTGTAGAATATCGTCCTTACCAGACAGGGTCCCCTGTTGCGGTCGAGATGAGCAGCAGGACTCGGTATCTCGTGAATAATTTGGCTAATCTATTACACCAGCCTAAAGAAATGGGTTTCCGAACGCCATACTGCGAGGGCTGGGTCTCCCAAATGCAGCACAACCGTGTGGCCTTTATGTTTGTTATCCCTGATGCGGTCGAACCCACCCCTGTGAGCTTGCTGAGCCTCTTGTCCAGCGAGTCTCCGCCTCCAACGCTCGGCCAGAAATTTTGGCTTGCGGCCAGGCTCTCCAGGTGTATATCCCAACTGCAGCTTGTTAAATGG GTCCACGAGAGTTTCAGAAGCGAAAAcgtccttttcttcttaaagAGTGGTTGTGGGGAGAAGAACGCTATATCCATATCTCAAGTCGATTTAGCAGAGCCCTGGGTTCTAGGCTTCGAATTCAGTCGCCCCGAGACGTACTTCACTGCAGGACTTGGAGACACATGCCTGGCCCGAGACATCTACCGCCATCCGGACCGCCAACAGAACCCCACGCAGCCATTCACCAAGCTACATGACATCTACGCCATGGGCGTTGTGCTTCTTGAGATAG GTCTCTGGCAGCCAGCCTTGGCGCTCAAGAAGTCTGGCTTTGCTCGTGTACAGACGAAGACAATCACAGAGATTCTCATCCGTCATGCAGAAAAGCGGTTGGGAGCTAAGATGGGCGAAAAGTACCAGGCCGTCGTTCTTGCTTGCTTAAGAGGCAATTTCCAATGTTCTGATGATACGAAGGAAGACTTAAAACTACAGGAAGCCTTCCGATCGCAGGTTGTTGATGTTTTAGAAAAGATTGCAGCCTGCATGTAA
- a CDS encoding uncharacterized protein (EggNog:ENOG41) produces the protein MDPLAIAGLTVSVLDRLWKVGEATAELDSKALETKIKDENNRNRALKMLLFEPSSIYGGKSLFEQFDADVQDQIRIFLEEAVVVLDQAYQLLYQWQQTAAEGKDSKIPEKPPNKIFSSFKLKRKPLIASRPASPAPSDESSKYPRPLQRLWWSFRDKKRLESIVRNFGELNSRIHENIKLW, from the exons ATGGATCCTCTCGCTATTGCCGGCTTGACCGTCTCAGTTCTGGACCGACTATGGAAAGTGGGAGAAGCAACCGCGGAACTG GATAGCAAGGCACTAGAGACCAAGATCAAGGACGAAAACAATAGAAATCGAGCATTGAAGATGCTCTTGTTTGAGCCATCAAGC ATCTACGGAGGAAAGTCATTATTCGAGCAGTTTGACGCTGATGTCCAGGACCAGATACGTATCTTCCTGGAAGAGGCAGTAGTGGTTTTGGATCAAGCATACCAGCTCCTATATCAATGGCAGCAGACGGCGGCAGAGGGCAAGGATTCCAAGATACCTGAGAAACCACCAAACAAAATATTCTCCAGCTTTAAGTTGAAGCGGAAGCCTCTAATAGCCTCTAGGCccgcttctccagctccaagtgATGAGTCCTCTAAATACCCTAGGCCGTTGCAACGACTGTGGTGGTCATTTCGCGATAAGAAGCGGCTTGAGTCCATTGTTCGAAATTTTGGCGAACTGAATAGCCGGATACATGAGAACATCAAGCTCTGGTGA
- a CDS encoding uncharacterized protein (EggNog:ENOG41): protein MADDNRDCVVCGKDEAASVASTFSWNTFLLRTNISSLTCAKFSEQETHFLHGLDDVIRAVNALGVRRYRYEEIAREEKVGEGATYFVERCVVANQVLAVKHLKTNSALDDQPSHRRLRAVILELQILRHRPLQNHPNFPSVFGYGWNMNGGQVMPYILVQYAPKGTLRQYINSTSPPIPRRDLQILAGDVASALSALHTCGIVHGDVKLDNVLVFHSWDRPAGALAKLTDFGHALVLNDKSSKHGGTMRYIQRARGS from the exons ATGGCAGACGACAATAGAGACTGTGTAGTCTGTGGCAAA GATGAGGCTGCGTCGGTCGCATCAACTTTCAGCTGGAATACATTTCTACTTCGGACAAACATATCCAGCCTGACTTGCGCCAAGTTTTCTGAGCAGGAAACCCACtttcttcatggccttgatgatgtcATCCGGGCCGTCAATGCTCTTGGTGTTCGTCGATACCGCTATGAAGAGATTGCTAGGGAGGAGAAGGTAGGCGAGGGCGCGACCTACTTCGTCGAACGCTGCGTCGTGGCGAATCAAGTCCTCGCCGTCAAACACCTGAAGACAAACTCTGCATTGGACGACCAGCCATCTCACCGGCGGCTGCGCGCAGTAATTTTGGAGCTTCAGATCTTGAGACACAGACCCTTACAGAATCACCCCAACTTTCCTTCTGTCTTCGGATACGGCTGGAACATGAACGGCGGCCAAGTCATGCCTTACATCCTCGTCCAGTATGCCCCGAAAGGAACGCTACGGCAATATATAAATTCCACGTCGCCGCCAATCCCGCGACGGGATTTGCAGATTCTTGCCGGCGACGTGGCCTCAGCCCTCTCTGCTCTTCACACATGCGGTATTGTCCATGGTGATGTCAAGCTCGACAATGTCCTTGTGTTCCACTCCTGGGATCGGCCTGCTGGGGCCCTCGCAAAACTGACCGATTTCGGTCATGCCCTGGTTTTGAACGACAAGTCCAGCAAGCACGGTGGCACAATGAGATAT ATACAACGCGCCAGAGGTTCATGA